The Flavobacterium sp. N2270 genome contains the following window.
ACTAATAGCATAATTCTTATTATCAATAGGAATTATAAAACCGCTAATTACTACCGACTTCCCTTGCATAGACTTTAGTTTTGGGTTTATTACAGGAAACATAACTTCACCATATAACTTATCTGGTTTTTTTAGATAATCTATTTTTCCTAATAATGTCCAAGTTAATGTATCTGCATAAACAGAAGTTGTTGCTTTTTGAAAATTTTGTTTTTCTTCTTTCGAATTAAAACTAAATAATGTAATTGCAATTAATAAGGCAAGTGAAAATTTTAATGTATTACGCATTTGCTAATGTTTTTGATATGTTTAAATTATAAGCTTTTATTGCAGGAATTAACGCCGCAATTATACCTACAGATATTGTTAGTAAAAATAATATTCCTTCTTTCTCCCAAATGAATTCGTAAGGATTAAAACTCAGTTTAAAATCTTCTTCAGATGAGTTTGAAATAAATATCAATGCTACTCTTCCCAAAATCGTACCAAAGATAAATCCAACAGTACAAAGCAACAAACTTTCAATCATTATTAGTTTTAAAAGTTGTAATCTTTTTGCCCCGTTTACACGTAAAAGCGCAAATTCATCTTTTCTTTCTTTTAAAGTATTGAATAATGCAATAAAGATTGATATTCCAGAAATTAACATAATTCCGTAAGCTAAATAACGAAGTCCGTTTATTCCAACACCAAACAAACTAACCAATCGGTTTACTTCTAATGCCGGTGAAGCAGCTTGCATTTTTGTGTTTTGAGGAATAAGACGTTGCCAAGTTAATTTTGCCATAGGATTTCTAATCTGCAACAAAACAGCAGTTATATCCATTCCTTTTTTATCTAAAGTAAATTCTTCTGAATGATGCTCTTCTCCCTCTTCATGAACATGCCCTTCTTCTCCATGTGCTGGATTTGCTTCTTCATGTCCACCGTGCATTTGCCAAACACTTGGAATAGTACATAAGATTAAATTATCAACAACTTTACCCGTTTGTTCTGCTATTCCAACAATTTTATACGCATATTGATCATGAACTTCTCCTTCAGCAGCATCACCATGCGAACCAAAAAATTCATCTCCCAACTTTAAATTTAATTTTTGAGCAATTTCAGAACCAACAACTACTTCAAAATTATTTTCGAATATTTTTCCTTGAGTAATTTTCGCATCATATTTCTCTAAATAATCTGAAGTTGTTCCTAATATTTTATAACCTCGATAATTGTCTCCAAAAGCAAGTGGAATTGCCTTTTTTACAAATGGATGTTGCATCCAAACTTTTGCAGAATCGTAACTTATGTTTCCTGTAGGCGCATCTACTTGGTAAACTGAAGAAAGAATTAATTGCAACGGACTTCCTTGTGCTCCGAGAACTAAATCAACCCCATCAATATTATTGGTAAATTTTTCTTCAAATTGTTTTTCCAATAAAACCAAAACAGTAATAATTGCTACACTTGAAGTTAGTAATATTATACTTAAAATAGTATTCAATGGTTTAAACCAAATATTTCGCCATGCTAATTTTGTAATCATCTTACACTAACGTTAATTGGTTAATAAATTTCTCTTTAATTCTACTATCATGCGTTACAATAATAAGCGCAGCTTTATATTCTTTAGATAAACTTGTCAGCAATTCAATTACTTTTTCAGCGTTTTTATCATCTAAACTCGATGTAGGCTCATCTGCTAAAAGCACTTTTGGTTCATTCATTAAGGCTCTTGCAATAGAAACACGTTGTTGCTGACCAATACTCAATTGACTTGGTAATTTATGTGCTTGCTTTTCAATATCTAATTCAACTAAAAGTTTTTTAGCCCTTGTAGTATTTTTATTCCCATTAGCCAACCAACTAGCCATTTCTAAATTCTCTAAAACCGTTAAAGAAGAAATAAAATAAGACTTTTGGAAAACCAAACCAATATTCTGACCTCTAAATTTATCGTTTTCTCTTTCATTCAAGGAAACAATATCCGTTCCATCAATTAAGATTTTACCTGTTGTTGGTTTCAATAAACCTGCTAGAATATGTAAATAGGTTGTTTTACCTTTACCAGAATCGCCAGTAATTAAGATGGTACTTCCTTCAGAACAATACAAATTAGGCAAAATAAAAGATTGCTCTTTATTGTATGAAAAAGTAATATTTTCGGCACTTATAATCATTTGATAAGCTAATTTATAATAAGTTGCAATATAAGGAATTGAAAAGAGATTATTTCTTAAACTTTTCTAAAAAATTCCTTCATCTGCAAAACTAAAATAACTGTGTTCGGTAATTATTACATGGTCTAAAATTTGAATGTCCAAACTCCTACCTGCTTCTTTTAATTTCTTAGTAATTTGAATATCTGCACCACTAGCTTGTAATTTTCCAGAAGGATGATTATGCGATAAAATAATAGAAGTTGCATTATGCTCTAAAGCCATTTTGAATACAATTCGAGTATCGACAAGCGTTCCAGTCAAACCACCTTTACTTATTTGCGATTTGTAAATTACTTTGTTGGAATTATTAAGGTACAAGACCCAAAACTCTTCGTGAGGCAATTCACCAATAATAGGTTGCATAATTTCAAAAACTGCTTTACTTGAAGTAATTTTAGATAACTCAACCGTTTCTTCAACTCTTCGTCTTCTTCCTAACTCTAAAGCTGCAGCAATAGAAATAGCTTTTGCTTCTCCAATTCCTTTGAACTGAATTAATTGTTGAACCGTAAGTTTACCAAGAAGATTTAGGTTGTTATTTGTAGAAGCTAAAATGCGTTGGCAAAGTTGCACGGCACTTTCGTTTCTTGACCCAGAACCTATAAGAATAGCAAGTAATTCTGAATCAGATAAAGAAGCTCTTCCTTTTAGAAGGAATTTCTCACGTGGTCGATCATCCTCGGCCCACTGATTAATTGGCGTATACATAAAAATTTATTTTGGCGTTTATAAGAACAAAGTAAATTCTTTTTTTAATACGTTCAAAATAAATGCATTGAAAAATACGTTTAGAAAAGAAACACTATATGAAAATGCATTTTGCCTTTCTTTTTATTCCGATTTTATTTTGTTGCCAAAAAGAGCAATCACTACCTACTGATATAAATAATGTAACAATTAACAATATTACAGGAACAGAGCAAAGAATTAAACCAATTGAAAATCCAATTGACTTTTATCAAAAACTTTCTAATGCAGCAATATCTATTATTGACCCTGAAATAGTTTACACGCCAGCTTATGTTGTCATAAAATATCCAAATGGAGACGTTCCTCCAAAAACAGGGGTTTGCACTGATGTTATTATTCGTGCATATAGAAAACTTGATATTGATTTACAAAAAGAAGTGCATGAAGATATGAAGGCAAATTTTTCAAAATATCATAACTTAAAAAAATGGGGATTAAAAACTACTGATAAAAATATTGATCACAGAAGAGTCCCAAATTTGGAAGTTTTTTTCGAACGAAAAGGAGAGAAATTGCCTATAACAGACAATCCAGATGATTACAAAACAGGTGAGATTGTTTCTTGGCTTTTAACAGGTGATGCAATTCCTCATATTGGAATTATTACGAATTTAAAATCTAAAGACGGAAAAAGACCAATGATTGTTCACAATATAGGTAGCGGACAAGTTTTAGAAGATTGTTTACTGAATTGGAAAATTGTGGGGCATTTTAGGTATGGTGAATAATCTAGACACAGTCATTGCGAGGCACGAAGCAATCTAAATAATCATAACATCTTTAATATCTTCAAACAAATCATCCCAATTGGGGTTCATTTTTTCAATTAATTCTATTTTAGCTTTTCTTGAACCACCTTTTAATTGTTTTTCCCTAGAAATGGCATCACCAATCATTTGGAATTGCTCATAATAAACTAGTTTATTTAAATTATATCTAGCAGAAAATGAGTTTTGAAATCTTTTCTCTCTGTGTTCTATAATTCTATTTGGTAAATTAGAAGTTACACCAATATACAATGTTGTATTGGAATGATTTGTAATAATATAAACAAAACCTGGCTTCATTTTTTAGATTGCTTCGTTCCTCGCAATGACGCTGATTACTCAATCAACGTTTTTACCTCATCAAAATTCAACCCGCCATAATTTCCAGAACTCATTAAAAGCAAAGCTGAATTATCAAAGTTTTGAGCAAATAAGAAATCTTTAAATTCTGTTGGATTGGTGTAAATAATTAAATCGTCTCGTTTAAAAGACTGTGCAATTTGGTCGTAGGTTACTTCTTCTAATTGTTTAATTTTCACAGCATCTGGCGAATAAAAAACAACGGCGACGTCTGCCGATTCTAAAGCGCCTTCGTATTCTTTTAAAAATTCAGCATTTAAACTAGAATACGTGTGTAATTCTAAACAAGCGATTAATTTTCTGTCTGGATATTGATTTTTAACCGCTTTTGTAGTGGCTGCAACTTTACTTGGCGAATGTGCAAAATCTTTGTAAGCAACTTTACTATTTCCTTCTGCAATTTTTTCTAAACGTTTGCTTGCACCTTTAAAAGTTGCAATTGCTTCATAGAAATCAGCTTCGTCAATTCCCATATTTTGGCAAATCCATTTGGCACCAGCTAAATTATTTAAATTATGCGCTCCAAAAACTTCAATAGGCATTGGTCCGTCTGGAGTTTCTAATAATGTAATTCCATTTTCTACCGAATATTCTGGAGTTAAATATGGAATTCTTCTAATTTGGTTTTCGGTTTCTTCGGCTACTTGTTTTACAGTTACATCTTCTTCATTATAAACTAAAATTCCACCTTTTGTAATTTGATTGGTAAAAATTCGAAATTGTTCTACATAATTTTCAAATGTTGGAAACACATTTATATGATCCCAAGCAATTCCTGATAGCAAGGCAATATTTGGTTGATATAAGTGAAATTTCGGTCGTAAATCCATTGGTGAAGACAAATATTCATCACCTTCTAAAACAATAAAATCGTTATCTTCTGTAAGGTGAACCATCGTATCAAAACCTTCAAGTTGTGCGCCAACCATATAATCGACCTCAACATTATGATAATGCATTACGTGTAAAATCATTGAAGTAATTGTTGTTTTTCCGTGAGAACCACCAATTACCACTCTGGTTTTATCTTTCGATTGTTCGTATAAAAACTCTGGATACGAATAAATTTTCAAGCCTAATTCTTGTGCTTTTAATAATTCTGGATTATCTGCTTTTGCGTGCATTCCTAGAATAATTGCATCAATATCGGTAGTGATTTTCTCTGTAAACCAACCCATTTCATTTGGCAACAATCCTTTTTTCTCTAAACGTGATTTTGAAGGTTCAAAAATAGCGTCGTCACTACCTGTAACTTTATATCCTTTATCATGTAATGCCAATGCTAAATTGTGCATTGCTGCTCCGCCGATGGCTATGAAATGTGTTCTCATTTTTTTATTTTAAAAGTTGATTTGTGAATTTGATTATTCGATTAACCGATATAACTATTCAACAAAAACTTATTTTTCAAACAATTCTTTTAACTTATTTGCTTTTGCTTTTTCCTTTAATTTATTCAAATACAAATCATATAGTTTTTCAAAAGTAGTTTTTGAATTCCCAATGATATGCGCATTTTTATAATTAATTTCAGCATTTTTATATCGTTTAAAATAAACATCGATATATCCTTTTGCTAAATATCCGTCTACTTTTGAAAGTTGCATTAATTCATTAGCATATACTTGCGCTTTTGTTTCACTTCCTCCTATTATTGCAGGAATTTCAATATAAAAAATTACTAAAGCCCAACGAGATTCAATATGCTTTTTATCTAATTTTGTCGCTATTAAAAAAGCATCCTCGACATCATCAATCATCCCTAATGCGGCAAACTTATTACTTTCTTTCGCTTTCATTCCTAATGCTCCACCATACTTATAATGATAGTTTGCATTTTGAGGGTTTTGCTGTTTGATCTTTTCGTAGCATTTAATAGCTTCAGCCCAATCTTTATTATGACCTGCAATATCACCTAAATACTCAATTGTTTTTAAGTTTAATGGAAATTGACTTAAATAATTATCGAAATGAATTTTTGCTTCATTATATTTTTTTTGAGCAAACAATTTCTCCCCTTTTTCAAAATTAGATTGAGAAAATAGGTTAGCAGAAATTAAAAACAAAAAAATGAAATATTTCAAAATGTAAAATTTGATTCAAAAATAAGAAAATGATTTTTAGTTGAGTTTGATTTTAACTAATTTAATTATAATAATATACTTTTAGTTTCAATAAGAAGAACTATCATTTCTTAAAAATAATAGATGAATTTAAGATATACTCATTTTTTTAATTATTTTTATCCCGTTTTGAAATTGTATTTAACTAAACTATAAAAAATGGAATCAGGAAAGAGTAATAAAAAAATTACAAAAATAGAAGGAGCTGACGAACAATCTACTGCATCAAGAGGTTTTGTTCCTACAGAAGAAAGCAAAGGAAAAGCTACTCAATTAAGAATGTTTGCAGCATTATCATGGCTTGGTGCTATTGGTGCGCAAATAGGAGCAATCATGCTTTTATTTAAACAACCTGTAAACATGACTTGGATCATAGCTTTAATTGTGGTTGATTTAGCATTAGCTATTTTAGGTTCTTACTTATGGAAAAAATCGAATAGATTAGATCCTGCCTCTGAAAAAAACAAGTTTATGTTTTTTATGCAAAGTCAATTAGGATTAGTAGTAGCTATAATTGCATTTTTACCATTAGTAATTTTTGTGTTTACGAGCAAGAATCTTGATGGAAAACAAAAAGGAATTATTGGAGGAATTGCAGCAGTTGCATTAGTTATTGCAGGAATTGCAGGAACAGATTTCAATCCGCCTTCAGTTGAACAATATACAGAGCAAACAGAGCAAGTTGAAGGGTTAAATAACGGGGTTAATCATGTATTTTGGACAAAATCTGGAAAAAGCTTTCATTTGTTTCAAGATTGTGGGTATATAAACTCTGACAGAACAACAGAGATTTTCCAAGGAACTGTTGCTCAGGCTAGAGAATTGAAAAACATTACCGATCTTTGTGATAGATGCGAGAAAAGAGCTGAAAAAAATAAAGCCGCTGAAAATCTTTTAGAAACTCCTGAAACAGAAGAAAGCGTTCTTGAAACAGAAGCTGCTGAATAAATTTAACTAAATCATATAAAAAAACCGACTAGCAAATCCTAGTCGGTTTTTTTATAAATATTTTTAAAACTATACATTTAGCATTTGCCAAAGTTTATCTTTTAATTCTACTAAACCTTGTTGAGCTACTGAAGAAATAAACATATATGGAACACCTTTTAGTTCTTTGTCTAAAACTTGTTTCATTTCTGTTTGAAGTTCTTCATCTAACATGTCCGATTTAGAAATTACTAAAAGTCTGTCTTTATCTAACATTTCTGGATTATATCGACGAAGTTCATCTAATAAAATCTCATATTCTTTCTTAATATCATCTGCA
Protein-coding sequences here:
- a CDS encoding tetratricopeptide repeat protein; translation: MKYFIFLFLISANLFSQSNFEKGEKLFAQKKYNEAKIHFDNYLSQFPLNLKTIEYLGDIAGHNKDWAEAIKCYEKIKQQNPQNANYHYKYGGALGMKAKESNKFAALGMIDDVEDAFLIATKLDKKHIESRWALVIFYIEIPAIIGGSETKAQVYANELMQLSKVDGYLAKGYIDVYFKRYKNAEINYKNAHIIGNSKTTFEKLYDLYLNKLKEKAKANKLKELFEK
- a CDS encoding DUF1287 domain-containing protein, which gives rise to MKMHFAFLFIPILFCCQKEQSLPTDINNVTINNITGTEQRIKPIENPIDFYQKLSNAAISIIDPEIVYTPAYVVIKYPNGDVPPKTGVCTDVIIRAYRKLDIDLQKEVHEDMKANFSKYHNLKKWGLKTTDKNIDHRRVPNLEVFFERKGEKLPITDNPDDYKTGEIVSWLLTGDAIPHIGIITNLKSKDGKRPMIVHNIGSGQVLEDCLLNWKIVGHFRYGE
- a CDS encoding ABC transporter permease, producing the protein MITKLAWRNIWFKPLNTILSIILLTSSVAIITVLVLLEKQFEEKFTNNIDGVDLVLGAQGSPLQLILSSVYQVDAPTGNISYDSAKVWMQHPFVKKAIPLAFGDNYRGYKILGTTSDYLEKYDAKITQGKIFENNFEVVVGSEIAQKLNLKLGDEFFGSHGDAAEGEVHDQYAYKIVGIAEQTGKVVDNLILCTIPSVWQMHGGHEEANPAHGEEGHVHEEGEEHHSEEFTLDKKGMDITAVLLQIRNPMAKLTWQRLIPQNTKMQAASPALEVNRLVSLFGVGINGLRYLAYGIMLISGISIFIALFNTLKERKDEFALLRVNGAKRLQLLKLIMIESLLLCTVGFIFGTILGRVALIFISNSSEEDFKLSFNPYEFIWEKEGILFLLTISVGIIAALIPAIKAYNLNISKTLANA
- a CDS encoding ABC transporter ATP-binding protein, which translates into the protein MIISAENITFSYNKEQSFILPNLYCSEGSTILITGDSGKGKTTYLHILAGLLKPTTGKILIDGTDIVSLNERENDKFRGQNIGLVFQKSYFISSLTVLENLEMASWLANGNKNTTRAKKLLVELDIEKQAHKLPSQLSIGQQQRVSIARALMNEPKVLLADEPTSSLDDKNAEKVIELLTSLSKEYKAALIIVTHDSRIKEKFINQLTLV
- the radC gene encoding RadC family protein gives rise to the protein MYTPINQWAEDDRPREKFLLKGRASLSDSELLAILIGSGSRNESAVQLCQRILASTNNNLNLLGKLTVQQLIQFKGIGEAKAISIAAALELGRRRRVEETVELSKITSSKAVFEIMQPIIGELPHEEFWVLYLNNSNKVIYKSQISKGGLTGTLVDTRIVFKMALEHNATSIILSHNHPSGKLQASGADIQITKKLKEAGRSLDIQILDHVIITEHSYFSFADEGIF
- a CDS encoding UDP-N-acetylmuramate--L-alanine ligase, which produces MRTHFIAIGGAAMHNLALALHDKGYKVTGSDDAIFEPSKSRLEKKGLLPNEMGWFTEKITTDIDAIILGMHAKADNPELLKAQELGLKIYSYPEFLYEQSKDKTRVVIGGSHGKTTITSMILHVMHYHNVEVDYMVGAQLEGFDTMVHLTEDNDFIVLEGDEYLSSPMDLRPKFHLYQPNIALLSGIAWDHINVFPTFENYVEQFRIFTNQITKGGILVYNEEDVTVKQVAEETENQIRRIPYLTPEYSVENGITLLETPDGPMPIEVFGAHNLNNLAGAKWICQNMGIDEADFYEAIATFKGASKRLEKIAEGNSKVAYKDFAHSPSKVAATTKAVKNQYPDRKLIACLELHTYSSLNAEFLKEYEGALESADVAVVFYSPDAVKIKQLEEVTYDQIAQSFKRDDLIIYTNPTEFKDFLFAQNFDNSALLLMSSGNYGGLNFDEVKTLIE
- a CDS encoding GIY-YIG nuclease family protein, translating into MKPGFVYIITNHSNTTLYIGVTSNLPNRIIEHREKRFQNSFSARYNLNKLVYYEQFQMIGDAISREKQLKGGSRKAKIELIEKMNPNWDDLFEDIKDVMII